A portion of the Candidatus Binataceae bacterium genome contains these proteins:
- a CDS encoding SOS response-associated peptidase, giving the protein MCGRFTLTRRDGREIAELLGVDLREFADHLPRYNIAPTQHHYIVTTRYENRQVSLAKWGLVNSYAKDASRAAQCINAKAETIDTRGAFKDAFKNRRCVIPADGFYEWIGPKNKREPRWIHPRDKGLILFAGLYESWFPEPNRPELTFTIVTCDANETVAPIHDRMPVILADRDAEDWMNPREADPVGLKRLLVPAPADLLIATPASPLANNARNEGPELLVSPPQQAALLL; this is encoded by the coding sequence ATGTGCGGGCGCTTTACACTCACGCGGCGCGACGGGCGCGAGATCGCCGAGCTGCTCGGCGTCGATCTGCGCGAGTTCGCGGATCATTTGCCGCGCTACAATATCGCGCCGACGCAGCATCACTATATCGTCACGACGCGATACGAGAATCGGCAGGTTAGCCTCGCCAAGTGGGGGCTCGTCAATTCGTACGCCAAGGATGCGAGCCGCGCCGCGCAATGTATCAACGCCAAGGCCGAGACCATCGACACGCGTGGTGCATTCAAGGACGCGTTCAAGAATCGCCGCTGCGTCATCCCGGCCGACGGCTTCTATGAATGGATCGGGCCGAAAAACAAGCGCGAGCCGCGCTGGATTCATCCGCGCGACAAGGGGCTGATACTTTTCGCCGGCCTCTACGAATCATGGTTTCCCGAGCCGAACCGGCCCGAACTGACGTTCACGATCGTCACCTGCGACGCCAACGAAACTGTCGCGCCGATTCACGATCGAATGCCGGTGATCCTCGCCGATCGCGATGCCGAAGACTGGATGAACCCGCGCGAAGCCGATCCGGTGGGACTCAAGCGCCTGCTGGTCCCGGCGCCCGCAGATCTTCTGATCGCAACGCCGGCCTCACCGCTCGCCAACAACGCAAGAAACGAAGGGCCCGAGCTGCTCGTCTCCCCTCCGCAACAGGCTGCGCTGTTGCTGTAA
- the glgP gene encoding alpha-glucan family phosphorylase, whose translation MRHPEPLATQLHGVELLSELALELRASWDHSTDDIWRRIDPELWDLTRNPWVVLQSASEGTLKDLANDTSFRRRVEDLVLARRAYETSPAWFQREHAHSGLGSVAYFSMEFGLSEALPIYSGGLGNVAGDQLKAASDLGVPIVGIGLLYQQGYFRQVIDAAGNQMELNPYNSPIQLPISPMRDAHGELVRLEFAFPGNKVWVRAWQAKVGRVMLYLLDSNDPANPPYVRGITSELYGGGPELRLQQEMVLGIGGWRLLRRLGLRPDVCHLNEGHAALAVLERARDFMDETGQPFDAALAVTRAGNLFTTHTPVAAGFDRFDAGLMKIYLERYATSQLRIDLHDLLALGRLDPEDQREPFNMAYLAMRGSGAVNGVSRLHGEVSRRIFAPLFPRWPTNEVPVGSVTNGVHTPSWDSEYADRLWTDTAGPERWLDTMESTGDSIRSASDELLWGLRTANRRELVTHTREMLARQIAAIGGSEQEITTARNVFDPNAITLGFARRFATYKRPALLLSDPERFARILTNPRYPVQIVIAGKAHPADNEGKSLIHKWIEFVRRPDVRPHAVFLADYDLHLAERMVQGVDVWINNPRRPWEASGTSGMKILVNGGLNLSELDGWWAEAYTPEVGWAIGDGKEHDDDPGWDAVEAQQLYQRLEQEVIPTFYDRDQQGMPRAWIAKMRESMARLTPQFSANRTVREYTEKYYLSAASAVRRREGDAGAIGVQIRNWQRMLSQHFPRLRFGSLGIESSAESHLFTLQVYLDEIDPDAVSVELFADIDAHGPLERVRMTRDVPLVGAVNGFVFVATVPAKRPAADYTPRIVPYHPDASVPLEANEIIWQR comes from the coding sequence ATGCGCCATCCGGAACCGCTCGCTACGCAGCTTCACGGGGTGGAGCTGCTCTCAGAACTTGCGCTCGAGTTGCGCGCCTCGTGGGACCATTCCACCGACGACATCTGGCGCAGGATCGATCCTGAACTGTGGGATCTCACCCGCAATCCATGGGTCGTGTTGCAGTCTGCTTCCGAGGGAACGCTCAAGGACCTTGCTAATGACACCTCGTTTCGCCGCCGTGTCGAGGACCTGGTACTCGCGCGCCGCGCGTATGAAACCAGTCCGGCGTGGTTCCAGCGCGAGCATGCACACTCCGGTCTCGGTTCCGTCGCCTACTTCAGCATGGAGTTCGGCTTGAGCGAGGCGCTGCCGATTTATTCTGGCGGTCTCGGCAACGTTGCCGGCGATCAGCTCAAAGCGGCGAGCGATCTGGGCGTGCCGATCGTCGGAATTGGGCTGCTGTATCAGCAGGGCTATTTCCGCCAGGTTATCGACGCGGCGGGCAACCAGATGGAGCTCAATCCGTACAACTCGCCGATCCAGTTGCCGATCTCGCCGATGCGCGACGCGCATGGCGAACTGGTGCGGCTTGAGTTCGCGTTCCCCGGTAACAAGGTGTGGGTGCGGGCGTGGCAGGCGAAGGTCGGGCGCGTGATGCTCTATCTGCTCGACAGCAACGATCCCGCCAATCCTCCCTACGTGCGAGGTATCACGAGCGAACTATATGGGGGTGGTCCGGAGCTGCGCCTGCAGCAGGAAATGGTCCTCGGCATCGGCGGATGGCGGCTTTTGCGCCGTCTCGGCCTCAGGCCCGACGTCTGCCATTTGAATGAAGGGCACGCGGCGCTGGCGGTGCTCGAACGTGCCCGCGATTTCATGGACGAGACGGGACAGCCCTTCGACGCGGCGCTCGCGGTGACGCGCGCCGGGAATCTGTTTACCACGCATACGCCGGTCGCGGCGGGATTCGATCGGTTCGACGCGGGCCTGATGAAAATTTATCTCGAGCGTTACGCGACGAGCCAGCTGCGGATCGATTTGCACGATCTGCTCGCGCTCGGCCGCCTCGATCCCGAAGATCAGCGCGAGCCGTTCAACATGGCATATCTTGCGATGCGCGGGAGCGGCGCCGTCAACGGCGTCAGCCGTCTGCACGGCGAAGTGAGCCGCCGAATCTTCGCGCCGCTATTCCCGCGCTGGCCAACCAACGAGGTGCCGGTCGGCTCGGTCACTAACGGAGTTCATACGCCATCGTGGGATTCCGAATATGCTGACCGTTTGTGGACAGACACTGCCGGGCCGGAGCGATGGCTCGACACGATGGAGTCCACCGGCGACTCGATCCGCAGCGCGTCGGACGAGCTACTGTGGGGCCTGCGTACGGCGAATCGGCGCGAGCTGGTAACGCACACGCGCGAGATGCTGGCGCGCCAGATCGCCGCGATTGGCGGTTCCGAGCAGGAAATCACCACGGCACGCAACGTCTTCGATCCCAATGCGATCACGCTCGGCTTCGCGCGCCGCTTTGCCACCTACAAGCGGCCCGCGCTGTTGCTCTCCGATCCGGAACGCTTCGCGCGGATTCTCACCAACCCGCGATACCCGGTGCAGATCGTGATCGCCGGCAAAGCCCATCCTGCTGACAACGAGGGCAAGTCTCTTATTCACAAGTGGATCGAGTTCGTGCGGCGGCCCGACGTGCGGCCCCATGCGGTGTTCCTTGCCGACTACGATCTCCATCTGGCGGAGCGGATGGTGCAGGGCGTCGATGTCTGGATCAACAATCCGCGCCGGCCCTGGGAAGCGAGCGGCACCAGCGGCATGAAGATCCTCGTCAACGGCGGGCTCAACCTTTCGGAGCTCGACGGATGGTGGGCGGAGGCCTACACGCCCGAAGTGGGATGGGCGATCGGCGACGGCAAAGAGCATGACGACGACCCCGGATGGGACGCGGTTGAGGCGCAGCAGCTTTACCAGCGGCTCGAGCAGGAAGTTATCCCGACGTTCTACGACCGCGACCAGCAGGGGATGCCGCGCGCGTGGATCGCGAAGATGCGTGAGAGCATGGCGCGCCTGACGCCGCAGTTCTCCGCCAATCGCACGGTGCGCGAATACACCGAGAAATATTATCTTTCCGCCGCGAGCGCGGTGCGGCGCCGCGAGGGCGACGCCGGCGCGATCGGCGTACAAATCCGCAACTGGCAGCGAATGCTCTCGCAGCACTTCCCGCGCCTTCGCTTCGGCTCGCTTGGCATCGAGTCATCGGCGGAGTCGCATTTGTTCACGTTGCAGGTCTATCTCGATGAAATCGATCCCGACGCAGTCAGTGTCGAGCTTTTCGCCGACATCGACGCGCACGGTCCGCTCGAACGAGTCAGAATGACGCGCGATGTGCCGCTGGTCGGCGCCGTCAACGGATTCGTCTTCGTCGCGACCGTGCCGGCCAAGCGGCCCGCGGCGGATTACACGCCGCGGATCGTTCCTTATCATCCCGACGCGAGCGTGCCGCTCGAGGCCAACGAGATCATCTGGCAACGCTGA
- a CDS encoding acetate/propionate family kinase — MANEQTILCLNVGSSSCKFSIFDRDDKLVLSGEAARIGLDGGSLTMRTADGRKTDQQRNFKGIAEALDALVDETQRATTLTADAVGHRVVHGGLNHAAPERITPELVADLKRLIPYDELHMPGAIAGIEAITKRMPEQPQVACFDTAFHRRMPLVAERFALPRALYDEGLRRYGFHGISYEYIMHSLGPNPPRRIIIAHLGNGASMAAIRDGVGIDTTMGFTPTGGFMMGTRSGDLDPGVLLYLLKVKEMNARELENLVDHHAGLLGVSDLSSDVKTLLEKRRAEPAADLAIKIFCYQIRKQIGAFAAALGGLDLLIFTAGIGERAPEIRSEVCAELEHLGIVLDAEKNGLNSDTISSIASRCIVRVIRTNENLMIARHTRALISTEGRS; from the coding sequence TTGGCGAATGAGCAGACGATACTTTGCCTGAACGTCGGTTCGTCGTCCTGCAAATTCTCGATATTCGATCGCGACGACAAGCTTGTGCTGTCCGGCGAGGCCGCGCGAATCGGACTCGACGGCGGATCGCTCACGATGCGCACCGCCGACGGCCGCAAGACCGACCAGCAGCGCAATTTCAAAGGCATCGCCGAAGCCCTCGACGCGCTGGTTGACGAGACGCAGCGCGCGACGACGCTCACTGCCGATGCTGTTGGGCATCGCGTCGTGCATGGCGGCCTCAATCACGCTGCGCCCGAGCGAATCACGCCGGAGCTGGTCGCCGATCTGAAGCGCCTTATTCCTTACGACGAGTTGCACATGCCGGGGGCGATTGCGGGGATCGAGGCGATCACCAAACGCATGCCCGAACAGCCGCAAGTCGCATGCTTTGACACCGCGTTTCATCGCCGGATGCCGCTGGTCGCGGAGCGCTTCGCGCTGCCGCGCGCGCTCTACGATGAGGGGCTCCGCCGCTACGGCTTTCACGGCATCTCGTACGAATACATCATGCATTCGCTCGGGCCGAATCCGCCGCGCCGAATCATCATCGCGCATCTCGGCAACGGTGCGAGCATGGCCGCGATTCGCGACGGAGTCGGTATCGATACGACGATGGGATTCACGCCGACCGGCGGCTTCATGATGGGCACGCGCAGCGGCGACCTCGATCCGGGTGTGCTGCTCTACCTGCTCAAGGTCAAGGAGATGAACGCGCGCGAGCTGGAGAACCTCGTCGATCATCACGCGGGATTGCTCGGCGTGTCGGATCTCAGCTCTGACGTGAAGACGCTGCTCGAGAAGCGCCGCGCCGAGCCAGCCGCCGACCTCGCGATCAAGATTTTCTGTTACCAGATTCGCAAGCAAATCGGTGCATTCGCGGCAGCGCTCGGCGGCCTCGATCTGCTGATCTTTACGGCGGGCATCGGCGAGCGCGCGCCGGAGATTCGATCCGAGGTTTGCGCGGAACTAGAGCATCTGGGAATTGTGCTTGATGCGGAAAAGAACGGTTTGAACTCCGATACGATCAGTTCGATCGCGAGCCGCTGCATCGTGCGGGTGATTCGTACCAACGAGAACCTGATGATCGCCCGTCACACACGGGCGCTAATCTCAACCGAGGGGCGGAGCTGA
- the pgm gene encoding phosphoglucomutase (alpha-D-glucose-1,6-bisphosphate-dependent), with the protein MRVSPLAGKPIDPATLVNVPRLVTSYYAEHPDPKIASERVAFGTSGHRGSAFDRAFNEDHIVAICQAICIHRKQNGIEGPLFIGMDTHALAEPAFASALEVLAANGVETLIDKDRLYTPTPGISHAIMCYNRGRKSGLADGIVITPSHNPPPDGGFKYNPPSGGPADTHTTKWIEDKANEFVTNGLSGVKRIPFARAMKAETTRTHDYIDAYTADLGNVVDMDAIRSAGVKVGIDPLGGAAVHFWPAVIERYKIDATVVSDAVDPTFRFMTADWDGKIRMDCSSPYAMVRLVGLRDRFDVSFGNDTDADRHGIVTRSHGLLNPNHYLAVAISYLYRNRSGWRSDAGVGKTLVSSSIIDRVTKKLGRKLVEVPVGFKWFVDGLVDGSIGFGGEESAGASFLRKDGSAWTTDKDGIILGLLSAEITAKTGRNPGEIYAELTNEFGAPIYERIDAPATAAEKEILKKLSPNNLTAKELAGEPIREVLTNAPGNNEAFGGIKVVTENGWFAARPSGTEEVYKIYGESFRGEDHLRRIQEEAQSIIARAFADAGAARKG; encoded by the coding sequence ATGAGAGTTAGTCCACTGGCTGGCAAGCCGATCGATCCTGCAACGCTCGTCAACGTGCCGCGCCTCGTCACGTCCTATTACGCCGAGCATCCCGATCCGAAGATCGCCTCGGAGCGCGTCGCTTTCGGAACGTCGGGGCATCGCGGGTCGGCGTTCGATCGCGCATTCAATGAGGATCACATTGTCGCCATCTGCCAGGCGATCTGCATTCATCGCAAGCAGAACGGAATCGAGGGGCCGTTGTTCATCGGCATGGACACGCATGCGCTCGCCGAGCCGGCGTTCGCGAGTGCGCTCGAAGTGCTCGCGGCCAACGGCGTCGAGACGCTGATCGACAAGGATCGGCTCTACACGCCGACGCCCGGAATCTCGCATGCGATCATGTGCTACAACCGCGGCCGCAAGTCGGGCCTGGCCGACGGTATAGTGATCACGCCGTCGCACAATCCGCCGCCCGACGGCGGCTTCAAGTATAATCCGCCGAGCGGCGGACCTGCCGACACGCATACGACGAAGTGGATCGAAGACAAGGCCAACGAGTTTGTCACCAATGGTCTCAGCGGCGTGAAGCGGATTCCGTTTGCGCGCGCGATGAAGGCCGAGACGACGCGCACGCATGATTATATCGACGCGTACACGGCCGACCTTGGCAACGTCGTTGACATGGATGCGATTCGCAGCGCCGGCGTGAAGGTTGGAATCGATCCGCTGGGCGGCGCGGCGGTCCATTTCTGGCCGGCCGTTATCGAGCGCTACAAGATCGATGCGACGGTAGTGAGCGACGCCGTCGATCCGACGTTCCGCTTCATGACCGCTGATTGGGACGGCAAGATCCGCATGGATTGCTCGTCGCCATACGCGATGGTGCGGCTGGTCGGGTTGCGCGATCGGTTCGACGTCTCGTTCGGCAACGATACCGACGCCGATCGCCACGGAATCGTGACGCGCTCGCACGGTCTGCTGAATCCTAATCACTACCTGGCGGTCGCGATCTCGTATCTCTACCGTAATCGTTCCGGATGGCGCTCCGATGCGGGCGTGGGCAAGACCCTGGTCAGCAGCAGCATTATCGATCGGGTCACGAAAAAGCTCGGCCGCAAGCTGGTCGAGGTGCCGGTCGGGTTCAAGTGGTTCGTCGATGGCCTGGTCGACGGATCGATCGGCTTCGGCGGCGAGGAAAGCGCCGGCGCGTCGTTTCTGCGCAAGGACGGCAGCGCCTGGACGACAGACAAGGACGGCATCATCCTCGGGCTCCTGTCGGCCGAGATAACCGCGAAGACGGGACGCAATCCGGGCGAGATATACGCGGAGTTGACCAACGAGTTCGGCGCTCCGATTTATGAACGTATCGATGCGCCGGCGACTGCCGCCGAGAAGGAGATCCTGAAGAAGCTTTCGCCGAATAATCTGACAGCAAAGGAACTCGCGGGCGAGCCGATCCGTGAAGTCCTGACCAACGCGCCGGGCAATAACGAGGCTTTCGGCGGGATCAAGGTCGTCACCGAGAATGGATGGTTCGCGGCGCGACCGTCGGGCACCGAGGAAGTTTACAAGATTTACGGCGAGAGTTTTCGCGGCGAGGATCATCTGCGGCGGATCCAGGAGGAGGCACAGTCGATTATCGCGCGCGCCTTCGCCGACGCCGGCGCGGCGCGCAAAGGCTGA
- a CDS encoding phosphoketolase family protein: MPKTLDDRTLHAMDAYWRAANYLTVGQIYLRDNPLLRDQLRAEHIKPRLLGHWGTSPGQNFVYVHLNRLICEHDADVIFISGPGHGGPSLISHTWLEGSYSEVYPDVSQDMYGMLKMFRQFSSPGGVPSHAGPHLPGSIHEGGELGYSLVHAFGAAFDNPHLIVACVIGDGEAETGPLEGGWKGIKFLHPGRDGAVLPILHLNGYKISGPTVLGRAADEDIRRLLEGHGYEPHFLEGDEPILMHREFAAILDRCYEAIRSTQDEARRDGLHRTPRWPAIVLRTPKGWTGPNVVDQVKIEGTFRAHQVPLSAVRENPDHLRILQQWMRSYKPEELFDRQGRPVEELRALAPKGLKRMGANPHANGGQITISLDIPSFADYAVPVEMPGTAYVESTRPMGKMLRDIFTRNARQANFRLFCPDETNSNRLGDVFDVENRCLVSEILPDDDHVAANGRVMEVLSEHSHQGWLEAYTLTGRHGLFATYEAFAMIVDSMVTQHAKWLKTCVTELPWRKPVPSLNYLLTSTCWRNDHNGFSHQGPGFIDTLVTKQGIISRIYLPPDANCLLSVADHCLRTRNYINLIVIDKQLHPVWLDIDAAREHCSLGATIWPWAGTENGKEPDVILCAAGDVATEETIAAAWIFRRQFPELSVRVVNVVDLMRLWPPDKHPHGMTDAYFRELFTENKDVIFAFHGYPGAIHQILHGRPNPGRFHVRGYAEEGTTTTPFDMLVLNRASRYHLCIEAMRRLPKQQDKAHALIDSCNEQIDIHRKYVVEHQEDMPDVRNWRWTPD; encoded by the coding sequence ATGCCGAAGACGCTCGACGATCGAACGCTGCACGCGATGGATGCCTACTGGCGTGCGGCCAACTACCTCACAGTAGGGCAGATCTACCTGCGCGATAACCCGCTGCTGCGCGATCAACTGCGTGCCGAGCATATCAAGCCGCGGCTGCTCGGCCATTGGGGAACGTCGCCGGGACAGAATTTTGTTTACGTTCACCTTAACAGACTGATTTGCGAGCATGACGCCGATGTCATCTTCATTTCGGGACCCGGGCACGGCGGGCCCTCGCTCATCTCGCACACCTGGCTCGAAGGATCGTACTCGGAGGTCTATCCCGACGTGTCGCAGGATATGTACGGGATGCTGAAGATGTTTCGGCAGTTCTCGTCGCCGGGCGGAGTGCCGAGTCACGCGGGCCCTCACCTGCCGGGATCGATTCACGAGGGCGGCGAGCTGGGCTATTCGCTCGTGCACGCGTTCGGTGCAGCATTCGATAATCCTCATCTGATCGTTGCGTGTGTCATCGGCGATGGCGAGGCGGAGACCGGGCCGCTCGAAGGCGGATGGAAGGGCATCAAGTTCCTGCATCCGGGGCGCGACGGCGCGGTGCTGCCGATACTTCATCTTAACGGCTACAAGATCTCGGGGCCGACCGTGCTCGGCCGCGCAGCCGACGAGGACATCCGCCGACTGCTCGAGGGGCACGGCTACGAGCCGCATTTTCTCGAGGGTGATGAGCCGATCCTGATGCATCGCGAGTTCGCCGCGATCCTCGATCGTTGTTACGAGGCGATTCGCTCGACGCAGGACGAAGCGCGGCGCGACGGACTGCACCGCACGCCGCGATGGCCCGCGATCGTGTTGCGCACCCCGAAAGGCTGGACCGGGCCCAACGTCGTCGACCAGGTGAAGATCGAAGGCACGTTCCGCGCGCACCAGGTGCCGCTATCGGCGGTGCGCGAGAATCCCGACCATCTGCGAATCCTCCAGCAATGGATGCGCAGCTACAAACCAGAGGAGCTCTTCGATCGCCAGGGGCGTCCGGTCGAAGAGCTGCGCGCGCTCGCGCCCAAGGGCCTGAAAAGGATGGGCGCCAATCCGCACGCTAATGGCGGGCAGATCACGATCTCGCTCGACATCCCGTCGTTTGCCGACTACGCCGTTCCAGTTGAGATGCCCGGGACGGCGTATGTCGAATCGACGCGGCCGATGGGCAAGATGCTGCGCGACATCTTCACCCGCAATGCACGGCAGGCGAACTTCCGCCTCTTCTGTCCCGACGAAACCAACTCCAACCGCCTGGGCGACGTCTTCGATGTCGAGAATCGATGCCTGGTCAGCGAGATCCTGCCCGATGACGATCACGTCGCCGCCAACGGGCGCGTGATGGAGGTGCTGAGCGAGCATTCGCACCAGGGCTGGCTCGAAGCCTATACGCTGACGGGACGGCACGGTCTGTTTGCGACCTACGAGGCGTTTGCGATGATCGTCGATTCGATGGTTACGCAGCACGCGAAGTGGCTGAAGACCTGTGTCACCGAGCTGCCATGGCGCAAGCCGGTGCCATCGCTCAATTACCTGCTGACCTCGACCTGCTGGCGCAACGATCACAACGGGTTCAGCCACCAAGGTCCCGGTTTCATCGACACGCTCGTCACCAAGCAAGGCATCATTTCCCGCATCTATCTGCCGCCCGATGCTAACTGCCTGTTATCGGTGGCGGACCACTGTTTGCGCACCCGCAACTACATCAATTTGATCGTGATCGACAAGCAGCTCCATCCGGTGTGGCTCGATATCGATGCGGCGCGCGAGCATTGCTCGCTCGGCGCGACGATCTGGCCGTGGGCGGGAACCGAGAATGGCAAGGAGCCCGACGTCATCCTGTGCGCGGCGGGCGACGTCGCGACCGAGGAAACGATCGCGGCGGCCTGGATCTTCCGGCGCCAGTTCCCGGAGCTCAGCGTGCGCGTGGTCAATGTCGTCGATCTGATGCGCCTGTGGCCGCCCGACAAGCATCCGCACGGGATGACCGACGCGTACTTCAGGGAACTGTTCACCGAGAACAAGGATGTGATCTTCGCCTTTCATGGATATCCGGGCGCGATCCATCAGATTCTGCACGGCCGGCCCAATCCCGGGCGCTTCCACGTTCGCGGTTACGCCGAAGAAGGCACGACCACGACCCCTTTTGATATGCTGGTGCTAAATCGCGCGAGCCGGTACCACTTGTGTATTGAGGCGATGCGGCGGCTGCCCAAGCAGCAGGACAAGGCGCACGCGCTGATCGATTCGTGCAACGAACAGATCGACATTCACCGCAAGTACGTCGTCGAGCATCAGGAAGATATGCCCGACGTGCGCAACTGGAGATGGACTCCGGACTAG
- a CDS encoding carboxylesterase/lipase family protein, with the protein MSRTKHPLPIFHFRNIAIVFLMIVSCTLLAIDTFAAGSNEPLTPTPVVKTQSGEVRGKIVGGVYQYLGIPFAAPPVGDLRWRPPVPHPSWDGVLEATRTRAWCPQLSATGLLKVYGSEDCLYLNIYTPKPATPRPVMLWIHGGSFLVGSGAPFNGSNLVRDGNLIVVTINYRLGVLGYLASRALDATDPRHTSGNYALLDQGAAIRWVVDNIAAFGGDPRNVTVAGESAGAMSAGLLMVTPSAAGTFQRAILESGPYLQTFQTLAQAEVHGDEIAARLGCANVPDIAKCMRGKTAEQIVDAAPGDPLSWASLIWAPIVDGKVLPSQPARAIAAGRVSKMPLINGSNRDEGTLMFAYGKQVTADHYNQAMHSLLGDRAEEVLAAYPLANYSQPALAAAGANGDAFLSCRINDAGVLLAPQMPVYQYEFNDPNAPPMFFKNAQIPLGSFHSAELQYVFGSIAHDPAATPAQRNLATAMRGYWIRFVTSGDPGGSPRWTPYQANDPKRILFTPGSIAFESDFATIHHCALWNSILK; encoded by the coding sequence ATGAGCCGCACCAAGCACCCTCTGCCGATTTTTCATTTTCGCAATATCGCGATTGTGTTTCTGATGATCGTGAGTTGCACATTGCTCGCGATCGACACTTTCGCAGCGGGATCGAACGAGCCCCTGACACCGACGCCGGTTGTGAAAACCCAGAGCGGGGAGGTCCGCGGCAAGATCGTTGGCGGGGTTTACCAATACCTGGGGATTCCATTCGCTGCGCCGCCGGTCGGCGATTTGCGATGGCGTCCTCCCGTGCCGCATCCGAGCTGGGATGGCGTGCTCGAGGCCACACGTACGCGAGCCTGGTGCCCGCAACTCAGTGCTACTGGTTTGCTAAAGGTCTATGGATCCGAAGACTGTCTCTATCTGAATATCTACACGCCGAAGCCTGCCACGCCGCGGCCCGTGATGCTCTGGATTCACGGCGGCTCGTTTCTGGTCGGTTCGGGAGCGCCGTTCAATGGCAGCAATCTCGTGCGCGATGGAAATCTGATCGTCGTCACGATCAACTACCGACTGGGCGTGCTCGGCTACCTCGCCAGCCGCGCTCTCGATGCGACCGACCCGCGCCACACATCGGGCAACTACGCGCTGCTCGACCAGGGGGCTGCGATTCGATGGGTCGTCGATAATATCGCGGCGTTCGGCGGCGACCCGCGCAACGTGACGGTCGCGGGCGAGTCGGCGGGCGCGATGAGCGCCGGATTGCTGATGGTCACGCCGAGCGCCGCGGGAACTTTCCAGCGTGCAATCCTCGAAAGCGGCCCCTATCTGCAAACCTTTCAGACGCTGGCCCAGGCGGAAGTGCATGGTGACGAGATCGCCGCGAGGCTCGGCTGTGCGAACGTACCCGACATCGCGAAATGCATGCGCGGCAAGACCGCGGAGCAGATCGTGGACGCTGCGCCGGGCGATCCGCTCAGTTGGGCGAGCTTGATCTGGGCGCCGATCGTTGACGGCAAGGTGTTGCCGAGCCAGCCAGCCAGAGCGATCGCGGCGGGGCGTGTCAGCAAAATGCCGCTGATCAATGGTTCAAATCGCGACGAAGGCACGCTGATGTTCGCATACGGCAAACAGGTAACTGCCGATCATTACAATCAAGCGATGCATTCGCTGCTGGGTGACCGCGCCGAGGAGGTGCTGGCCGCTTATCCGCTCGCCAACTATTCGCAGCCCGCGCTGGCCGCCGCCGGAGCCAACGGTGATGCGTTTCTGAGTTGTCGAATCAACGACGCTGGCGTGCTGCTCGCGCCGCAGATGCCGGTTTACCAATACGAATTCAACGACCCGAACGCGCCGCCGATGTTTTTTAAGAATGCGCAAATCCCGCTCGGATCGTTTCACAGCGCGGAACTCCAATATGTCTTTGGCTCGATCGCGCACGACCCGGCAGCAACGCCGGCGCAGCGCAACCTGGCGACCGCGATGCGGGGCTACTGGATTCGCTTCGTCACTTCGGGCGACCCGGGCGGCTCACCGCGATGGACTCCGTATCAGGCCAACGATCCGAAGCGCATCTTATTCACGCCGGGATCAATTGCCTTCGAGTCGGACTTCGCGACGATCCATCACTGCGCGCTGTGGAACTCGATTCTCAAGTGA